The following coding sequences are from one Musa acuminata AAA Group cultivar baxijiao chromosome BXJ1-6, Cavendish_Baxijiao_AAA, whole genome shotgun sequence window:
- the LOC135675572 gene encoding pre-mRNA-splicing factor ATP-dependent RNA helicase DEAH7-like encodes MEVSSSRSSRSIHSRSSDNYERSEKQRYRSVEYGRRDEHGRSRYTTDYSRKRSRHEQTSNTPSRSGWDDGRWEWEDTPRRGSRDNYSVSHRYRPSPSPMLAGASPDAWLVSPWLGGNTPRPAGSPWDSVAPSPTPIRATGSSKRSDSSQSGKHRLHFTVAADSEENEAAESTLTTFKPYEITEEMRQEMDYNADRAWYDRDEHNTMFDGDSSSLFGGDDASYKKKEASLAKKLTRKDGTLMTLAQSKKLSQLTADNAQWEDRQLLRSGAVRGTEVQINFEDEDERKVILLVHDTKPPFLDGRVVFTKQAEPVMPIKDPTSDMAIIARKGSALVREIHEKQSMNKSRQRFWELAGSKLGDILGVQKTAEQIDADTAVVGEEGEVDFKEEAKFARHMKEKGEAVSEFAKSKSISQQRQYLPIYSVREELLKVVRENQVIVVVGETGSGKTTQLTQYLHEDGYTNGSIIGCTQPRRVAAMSVAKRVSEEMETELGDKVGYAIRFEDVTGPNTIIKYMTDGVLLRETLKDSDLDKYRVIIMDEAHERSLSTDVLFGILKKVVARRRDFKLIVTSATLNAKKFSDFFGGVPTFQIPGRTFHVNILYSKTPCEDYVEAAVKQAMTIHITSAPGDILIFMTGQDEIEAACYALAERMEQLIASTSKAVPKLLILPIYSQLPADLQAKIFQKAEDGARKCIVATNIAETSLTVDGIFYVIDTGYGKMKVYNPRMGMDALQVFPVSRAAADQRAGRAGRTGPGTCYRLFTESAYQNELLPNPVPEIQRTNLGNVVLLLKSLKIENLLDFDFMDPPPQENILNSMYQLWVLGALNNVGSLTEIGWKMVEFPLDPPLAKMLLMGEQLECINEVLTIVSMLSVPSVFFRPKDRAEESDAAREKFFVPESDHLTLLNVYQQWKANQYRGDWCNDHFLHVKGLRKAREVRSQLLDILKSLKIPLTSCGMEWDVVRKAICSAYFHNAARLKGVGEYVNCRNGMPCHLHPSSALYGLGYTPDYVVYHELVLTTKEYMQCVTAVEPHWLAELGPMFFSVKESDTSMLEHKKKQKEEKTAMEEEIENLRKEQAEADKLNEAREREKKAKQQQQVIMVGVRKGPRTYLRPNK; translated from the exons ATGGAG GTCTCTTCGTCTAGAAGCTCTAGGAGCATTCATTCTCGCAGTTCAGATAATTACGAGAGGAGTGAGAAACAAAGGTATCGCAGTGTTGAATATGGCAGAAGAGATGAACACGGGAGATCCAGATATACTACGGATTATAGCAGGAAGAGGAGTCGGCACGAACAGACTTCAAACACTCCTT CTAGGTCAGGCTGGGATGACGGGAGGTGGGAATGGGAAGATACTCCACGTCGAGGTTCTAGGGACAACTATTCTGTGTCTCACAGATATCGACCTTCACCCTCTCCAATGTTGGCAGGTGCCTCACCTGATGCATGGCTTGTGTCCCCGTGGCTGGGCGGTAATACACCTCGTCCTGCAG GTTCTCCATGGGATAGTGTAGCTCCCTCTCCAACACCAATACGTGCCACAGGCTCCTCAAAAAGATCTGATTCGTCTCAGAGTGGAAAACATCGGCTACATTTTACTGTTGCAGCTGATTCAGAG GAAAATGAAGCAGCTGAAAGCACCTTAACCACATTTAAGCCTTATGAGATCACAGAGGAAATGCGCCAAGAGATGGATTACAATGCTGACCGAGCATG GTACGACAGAGATGAACATAACACAATGTTTGATGGTGATAGCTCGTCATTGTTTGGTGGGGATGATGCTTCttataaaaagaaagaagcatcACTGGCAAAGAAACTG ACTcgtaaggatggaacattgatgaCCCTTGCCCAAAGTAAGAAGTTATCACAATTGACTGCTGATAATGCTCAGTGGGAAGACCGACAGCTATTGAGATCGGGGGCTGTTAGAGGAACAGAGGTGCAGATTAACTTTGAGGATGAGGATGAGCGCAAAGTCATCCTTTTAGTTCATG ATACAAAGCCCCCTTTCCTGGATGGTAGGGTGGTATTCACAAAACAGGCTGAACCTGTAATGCCTATTAAAGATCCCACATCAGATATGGCCATAATTGCTCGTAAAGGTTCTGCTCTGGTTAGGGAAATTCATGAAAAGCAGAGTATGAATAAGTCACGCCAACGGTTTTGGGAGCTGGCAGGATCAAAACTTGGTGACATTCTAGGGGTCCAGAAGACAGCTGAGCAG ATTGATGCAGATACTGCAGTGGTAGGAGAAGAAGGCGAAGTGGATTTTAAAGAGGAAGCCAAGTTTGCAAGGCATATGAAAGAGAAAGGTGAAGCAGTAAGTGAGTTCGCCAAGTCGAAGTCCATTTCACAACAAAGGCAGTATCTTCCAATATATTCTGTTCGTGAGGAACTGTTGAAG GTTGTTCGTGAAAATCAGGTAATAGTTGTAGTTGGAGAGACTGGTTCTGGGAAGACAACTCAATTGACACAG TATCTTCATGAAGATGGATATACAAATGGTAGTATTATTGGTTGTACACAACCAAGACGTGTGGCTGCCATGAGTGTTGCTAAACGAGTCAGCGAGGAGATGGAAACAGAGTTGGGTGATAAAGTTGGTTATGCCATAAGATTTGAAGATGTCACTGGTCCAAATACTAtaataaag TACATGACGGATGGGGTACTTCTGCGTGAAACATTGAAGGACTCTGATCTTGACAAATACCG AGTAATTATCATGGATGAAGCACACGAGAGATCACTGAGTACCGATGTTTTATTTGGTATACTGAAGAAGGTAGTTGCTAGGCGACGCGACTTCAAGCTTATTGTAACGTCTGCGACGCTGAATGCTAAAAAATTTTCCGACTTCTTTGGAGG TGTTCCGACTTTTCAAATCCCTGGAAGGACATTCCATGTAAATATCCTGTACAGCAAAACACCGTGTGAAGACTATGTTGAAGCTGCTGTTAAGCAGGCGATGACTATTCACATTACAAGCGCTCCTGGTGACATTCTCATCTTTATGACAGGGCAGGATGAGATTGAAGCTGCCTGCTATGCTCTTGCTGAGCGTATGGAACAGCTCATCGCATCCACAAGCAAAGCAGTCCCAAAGCTCTTGATATTGCCTATCTATTCTCAGTTGCCAGCTGATCTGCAAGCAAAGATCTTCCAGAAAGCTGAAGATGGTGCTCGGAAATGCATTGTTGCAACCAACATTGCAGAGACATCCCTTACAGTAGATGGTATCTTTTATGTCATAGACACAGGATATGGTAAAATGAAGGTTTACAATCCTAGAATGGGCATGGATGCTCTACAAGTGTTTCCAGTTAGCCGAGCAGCAGCTGACCAACGGGCTGGGCGTGCTGGCAGAACTGGTCCTGGCACTTGCTATCGGTTATTTACAGAGTCTGCGTATCAAAATGAGCTGCTTCCTAACCCTGTTCCAGAGATCCAGAGAACAAATCTGGGCAATGTGGTTTTGCTGCTTAAATCCTTAAAGATTGAAAATCTTTTGGATTTTGACTTCATGGATCCGCCCCCGCAGGAAAATATTCTCAATTCAATGTACCAGCTGTGGGTGTTGGGCGCCTTGAACAATGTTGGAAGCCTCACTGAGATTGGGTGGAAGATGGTGGAATTTCCCTTGGATCCACCGCTTGCGAAAATGTTGTTGATGGGGGAGCAGCTAGAGTGCATAAATGAGGTTTTAACAATCgtgtctatgctttcagtgccttCAGTTTTCTTCCGACCAAAGGATCGGGCAGAGGAGAGCGATGCGGCAAGGGAAAAATTCTTTGTTCCAGAATCTGATCACTTGACACTTCTCAATGTATACCAACAATGGAAAGCAAACCAATACCGTGGGGACTGGTGCAATGACCACTTCTTGCATGTGAAGGGCCTTAGGAAGGCAAGGGAAGTCAGATCCCAGCTGTTAGACATACTCAAGTCCTTGAAGATTCCCCTGACTTCATGTGGGATGGAGTGGGATGTGGTCAGGAAAGCAATCTGTTCTGCTTATTTCCACAATGCTGCCAGATTGAAAGGTGTGGGTGAATATGTGAATTGCCGGAATGGAATGCCCTGCCACCTGCATCCCAGCAGTGCACTGTATGGGCTTGGATACACTCCAGATTACGTGGTTTACCATGAACTTGTACTGACCACAAAGGAGTATATGCAATGTGTGACTGCAGTCGAGCCACATTGGCTGGCTGAGCTGGGACCAATGTTTTTCTCTGTTAAAGAGTCGGATACATCTAtgcttgaacacaagaagaagcagAAGGAAGAGAAGACTGCAATGGAGGAGGAGATAGAGAATCTGAGAAAAGAGCAAGCGGAAGCAGATAAGTTGAACGAGGCGAGGGAACGGGAGAAAAAGGCAAAACAGCAGCAGCAAGTCATCATGGTAGGTGTGCGGAAGGGCCCAAGGACGTATCTCAGACCGAATAAATAA